Part of the Spiribacter salinus M19-40 genome, TCCGACTCTTTCATCTCGTGATAGAAGTCGTTGCCCTCGCGCGTTCGCTCACCGACACCGGCGAACACGGAATAGCCGGAATGCTCAATGGCGATATTCCGGATCAGCTCCATCATGTTGACGGTCTTACCGACACCCGCACCGCCGAACAGGCCGACCTTGCCGCCCTTGGCGAAGGGGCACAGCAGGTCAATGACCTTGATACCCGTCTCCAGCAGGTCGGTCGAACCGGCCTGTTCCTCGTAAGACGGCGCCTTACGATGGATGGGCCAATTCTGCTCGGCACCGATGTCACCGGCATCGTCCACCGGGTGACCCAGCACGTTCATGATGCGGCCAAGGGTTTTTTCACCCACCGGCACGGAAATCGGCGCGCCGGTGTTGGTGACCTCGACGTTACGCTGCAGCCCATCCGTGCTGCCCATGGCGATCGCCCGGACGACGCCGTCACCGATCTGCTGCTGGACCTCCAGGACCAGATCGCGTGTGCTCACCATTAACGCGTCGTAGACCTTCGGTACGGAATCGCGGGGGAATTCGATGTCCACCACGGCACCGATGATCTGGACGACCTTTCCTGAACTCATAGCGCGGTTCCTCTTCGCGAAAGCGTTTTATTCATTGGTTGGGCGCCGTCCACGCTAGACGGCCTCGGCGCCGGCAACAATCTCCGATAGCTCCGTTGTGATGGCGGCCTGACGCGCCTTGTTATAGGCGAGGTTCAGGTCATCAATCAGCTTACCGGCATTATCGGAGGCGGATTTCATGGCCACCATGCGGGCGGCCATCTCACAGGCAATATTCTCGACGACGGACTGATAGACGAGGGATTCGATATAGCGCTCGAGCAGTAGATCCAGCGCGACAGCCGCCGAGGGTTCGTAGAGATAGTCCCAGCTGTGGGACCGGGCCATGGCCTGATCTTCCTCGGCGACGGGGAGCGGTAGCAGCTGCTCCACCGTCGGCGACTGGGTCATCGTATTCACAAACCGGTTGTAGCAAATGACCACCCGGTCCAGCTCACCCTCGGCATACTGATCCATCATCACCTTGACGGTGCCAATCAGATCTTGAAGACGGGGCGTATCACCCAGCTGCGAGACCTCCGCGACCACCGGTGCCGAGAGCCGACTGAAAAACTGAATGGCTTTGGAGCCGATCGTGCACAGCCGGACTTCCTGTCCAGCCGCTTCATGATCCCGCAGATCCCGAATAATCGCCCGAAACAGATTGTTATTCAGCCCACCGCACAGGCCCCGATCACTCGAGACAACGATGTAACCCACCCGATTCACCTCATCCCGGCGCTCCAGGAAGGGGTGCTGGTATTCAGGATTGGCCTCAGCCAGATGACTGATGACCTGGCGCATCTTCTCGGCATAGGGGAGCGCCGCCTGCATGCGCTTTTGTGCGCCGCGCATCTTCGAAGCGGCCACCATTTCCATGGCCGTCGTGATCTTCTGCGTGTTGTTCACGCTTTTGATCTGTGTGCGGATTTCCTTCGCGCCGGACATGCCGTTCTATCCTATTCCGGGTTACCAGGTGCCGTTGGCGGCAAAATCATCCAGGGCCTCTTTCAGCTGTCCCTGTATGTCGTCGCTGTAATCGCCGCTGTCGTCGATCTGCTTGATCAACTCGGCATAGTTGCTGGACATATACTGATGAAGCGCTCCTTCGTAGGCGCTGATCTTCTTGAGCTCCAGCTCATCGAGGTACCCCTCGTTCAGCGCATACAGCGAGACCGCCATGTAGGCCACTGACAGCGGCGCGTACTGGCCCTGCTTAAGGACCTCCATGGCCCGCTGACCCCGCTCGAGCTGCTTACGTGTCGACTCATCCAGATCCGACGCGAACTGCGAGAACGCTGCGAGCTCCCGATACTGCGCCAGGGCCAGGCGAATACCGCCACCCAGTTTCTTGATGATCTTGGTCTGCGCTGAGCCACCCACACGCGAAACGGATAGACCCGCGTTGATGGCTGGCCGTATACCAGCGTTGAACAGATCGGTCTCAAGATAAATCTGGCCATCGGTAATCGAGATGACGTTGGTTGGCACGAAGGCGGAGACGTCACCGGCTTGGGTCTCGATGATCGGCAGCGCGGTCAGCGAACCGGTCTTGCCCTTGACCTTGCCTTCTGTCAGCCGCTCGACCTCGTCGGCATTGATGCGGGCAGCCCGCTCCAGCAACCGTGAATGGAGGTAGAACACGTCACCCGGGAACGCCTCACGGCCTGGCGGACGGCGCAGCAGCAACGACACCTGACGGTACGCGACCGCCTGTTTGGAGAGGTCATCGTAAATAATCAGGGCGTCTTCACCACGATCACGGAAAAACTCGCCCATCGTGCAACCCGCATAGGGCGCGATGAACTGCAACGCCGCCGATTCGGCTGCCGAGGCCGCCACGATAATGGTGTGCTCCAGCGCACCATGCTCTTCGAGCTTGCGCACCACGTTGGCGATAGAGGAAGCCTTCTGACCCACCGCCACGTAGACACAGGTAATGCCCGTGCCCTTTTGGTTGATGATGGCATCAATGGCCACCGCGGTTTTACCGGTCTGGCGGTCACCGATGATCAGCTCACGCTGGCCTCGGCCGACCGGCACCATGGAGTCGATGGCTTTCAGACCCGTCTGCACAGGCTGATCGACTGATTGGCGGGCGATCACGCCGGGGGCGACTTTCTCGACCGGGGCGGTCTGATCGGTGTCGATGTTGCCCTTGCCGTCGATCGGCTCGCCCAACGCGTTCACCACGCGACCCAGGAGTGCCTCACCAATCGGCACCTCGAGAATACGGCCCGTTGTGCGAACGCTGTCGCCCTCACTGAGGTGGGAGTAATCGCCGAGCACCACAGCGCCGACGGAGTCGCGCTCCAGGTTAAGCGCCATGCCGTAGGTCTCGCCCGGGAACTCGAGCATCTCGCCCTGCATGGCGTCGCTGAGTCCGTGAATGCGCACGATGCCGTCGGTCACGCTGACCACGGTGCCCTCGTTACGCGCCTCAGCCACCGCTTCGAAGTTCTCGATGCGCTGTTTGATCAGGTCACTGATTTCCGTCGGATTAAGTTGCATCTCATCTGTCCTCTTAGCGGCTCAGGGCGCCGGTCAGACGCGTCAGGCGGCCGCGCACCGATCCATCTATGATCAGGTCACCGGCGCGCACAATGGCACCACCGATAAGTGTTTCGTCGATTTCAGACGCCAGTCGCACCGTCCGATCGAGCCGGGTCGACAACGCCTTGGCCA contains:
- the atpG gene encoding F0F1 ATP synthase subunit gamma yields the protein MSGAKEIRTQIKSVNNTQKITTAMEMVAASKMRGAQKRMQAALPYAEKMRQVISHLAEANPEYQHPFLERRDEVNRVGYIVVSSDRGLCGGLNNNLFRAIIRDLRDHEAAGQEVRLCTIGSKAIQFFSRLSAPVVAEVSQLGDTPRLQDLIGTVKVMMDQYAEGELDRVVICYNRFVNTMTQSPTVEQLLPLPVAEEDQAMARSHSWDYLYEPSAAVALDLLLERYIESLVYQSVVENIACEMAARMVAMKSASDNAGKLIDDLNLAYNKARQAAITTELSEIVAGAEAV
- the atpA gene encoding F0F1 ATP synthase subunit alpha, with product MQLNPTEISDLIKQRIENFEAVAEARNEGTVVSVTDGIVRIHGLSDAMQGEMLEFPGETYGMALNLERDSVGAVVLGDYSHLSEGDSVRTTGRILEVPIGEALLGRVVNALGEPIDGKGNIDTDQTAPVEKVAPGVIARQSVDQPVQTGLKAIDSMVPVGRGQRELIIGDRQTGKTAVAIDAIINQKGTGITCVYVAVGQKASSIANVVRKLEEHGALEHTIIVAASAAESAALQFIAPYAGCTMGEFFRDRGEDALIIYDDLSKQAVAYRQVSLLLRRPPGREAFPGDVFYLHSRLLERAARINADEVERLTEGKVKGKTGSLTALPIIETQAGDVSAFVPTNVISITDGQIYLETDLFNAGIRPAINAGLSVSRVGGSAQTKIIKKLGGGIRLALAQYRELAAFSQFASDLDESTRKQLERGQRAMEVLKQGQYAPLSVAYMAVSLYALNEGYLDELELKKISAYEGALHQYMSSNYAELIKQIDDSGDYSDDIQGQLKEALDDFAANGTW